GAAGTCAAGGCTATTATAAGTCAACCGCgcgcatgcataattataaagtgaCAACATTATATGAATATGAACTGCATATAGTTTtgacaattatatatatagtcctaAACTcggacataaattattatctatGTCATACATACAATTgtaacatacataattatatacgtacgtacaaacaataataacgTAATCTTACTtacgtatacagtacacaagatAGAGAGAATATAGAATCGCGAATAAAATGGAAGGAAACCTTTACCATTCCTATtacaattgtatatacaataattataacaattatcaTAGTAGTTTTATAGTCAGCTGGTTATTTACGTTTGCGATTAGTTCTTGTATGAAGTGGGGAGACATCAGCTACGTTTGATATCATACTGCTCGGCCATTCCACGATGATCCCTGTGCTCAATTTATTTTCCCCAAAAGCATCTTCAAACCAAGCTTCAGCACCAACTTGTACAACATCCACAACGGAAAGCGTTTCACAATCTTTTTGGCAAGGACGACCATGAATGGTTTTATGTACACCAGGAAGCACTGTACCTGTTGCAACAATACTTCCATCTCTGCCTTTCATAAAAATCGTACTGACGGTACCAGTGTTAGAAATAGCTTGATTGGACAAGATTCCAGAAGGTGTTGCTTTGGTTGTAGTTTTAGTGGTTGATTTCTTCACAGTGGAAATAACAGCTTTGGATGTAGTAGATGAGGTGGTGTTGATTGGGTTTGCGTTTGTTGAGGTAACATTGAATGAGCTGGAATTTGTGTTGAGACTGGTTGTACTTGCCGAGGCTGCAGTGGCTGGGGTAGCAAATTGTTTCTTGGACAGGTCATCTGTAGTAATAATTAGAGAAACGAGGTGTACAGTTTGTCGTGCACACAAAGCAATCAGTTTTACGTACTCAAATAATGGTATCTACATTACATTTACTTATAAAGCCTTACCATACAGAAAGTAGGAGCTGAAGGATGACAGGATTGCAGGGTGAGATTGAAGAAATTTTTTCCCATCTGTGGTTCCCACACTTAAAACCTTTTTATCAACAAACATCATTGTAGCCATCTCACAACCAAGTGATTGCAGCAGATTGGCCTGTGTGTAAGTGCACAAGGTAAATATAGCCACATGTTAGGGTTTAGTGTGTTGTCTACATTATAGGCATTATATCATTTATAAGCCCGCCTCATAGTAAAAGTAATTATTTCCTTAGCTCGCATAAATTGGACCTGTCGcaacatcataataattatgttcacaaaattaattttaggtGATAAAATACAATATTATATGTGCCGTCTACGTGCACATACAGTACTCACAACACCTACATCTCCCTGATGTCTCTTAGCAACCCGAACAATGAGCTGCCTCTTCTTTTCCGGCGTTAGTTCCTCCTCATCCTCCTCCTCATTGCTACCCTCAATATCGTTTGCTACTGCATTGTACTTTTCCTTATCAGCAGTGCTGATTTTTCTCCAAGCCTCTGCCATCAATTTTGATTTATCTGAGAGAGTCTTCCCTTTGAGATCTAATATAATCGTGCATTTGCTGAATAGTGAGTTAATGCACAACTTTTATATACGGCATGCACGTCATTAAAATAAACTATCCACCATAAATCTACGTACCTTGTTGTTTGTGAAACTCTTTACTGAAGACATTAAAGCCAGAGGCCTGCCTTAATTTCCTACGTGTGGACAGCTTTTTAGTTCTAGCACGAGGAACAGTGTCACAATGAGAGCTGGTGTGCCGTTTCTTGTGATTGTTTATccaatactgcatgtatgcatgtgcgtaTTTAGTTTTGGTAGTGTGTATGTTGctgtacgcacacacatacacagacccacatgtacacacacatgtacacacgcgcacatgtacacacacacgtacacacgtacatacgcacgcacacgcacacacgcacgcacgcacgcacgcacgcacgcacgcacgcacgcacgcacgcacgcacacacacacacacacacacacacacacacacacacacacacacacacacacacacacacacacacacacacacacacacacacacactaattaatGATCCCAGACTAAATAATTGGACAAAGCTAAAGCCATCTCATGTGTAACCAATAccgactgcatgtacatgttacaaATACTATACTACCAATTAAAGTCCATATAATACTAAGGCAGCGTGTATACACATAACCAATATTGACTGCAATCAATGCTACTACCAAGTAGTAGTTACATGTGTCAGGCTACAGCCTAAAAGTAACCAATGCTTGACTACAATCAATACTGCTAGTCTTTACAGCAGGTGATGTGTACAGGGTGAAACATCTGTACCTTAATTAGCTGCAAGGGctgataaagagaagagggcatgcaactctgTTTAATGTGCGAGCAAAACTGCATTCAATTTATTTTATAGCTATCTGCACATGTAATTTACACAAAATCAGAAGTAGTTTGTACTTTTCCAGTAAATTCCACTGCCCATGCACttacagtttttgctcgcaagctgttgcatgccctcttctatTTATTAACCCTCAACTCTCCCGCAAATGCTAGTAGAAAGGCAGAGGTAAAACGCAATTAACTGGTCACGTGACCAAAATTGCTGTCCAAAGCGCAATGCTTACTTGGCAATTTTTTAGGATCTTTTTTGGACATAAGCAGACGGTAAGAGATGTAGAGAGTATTTGTATAGCTAATTGTATATAGGGGCTAGACGAAGTTTAATTacaaatgcatgtatttgatgACAGCTTGTTAGTGACAATGTACATTTTTGACGTATAGGTATCAGATATGGACCGCATACCTAAAAAGAAGTCTAAGGCATCCAAGGTAAAGCCACAAGCAAGCTCAAGATTCCTTAAAAAGTCGACATAACTGTTACAACTTATCCCGATCTTCAACCTTTCCTAAATATGATTGTGCTAATCCTATACACAATTActttctagctatacaaatACTCTCTACATCTCTAAGTGACTGCTTATGTTCAAAAAAGATCCTAAAACAGTTTAGCAGAATGTGCATATATGCCAAGAAAGCATTGCGCTTTCTGCAATTTTGGTCACGTGACGTCAGCCTACAAGGTAACTAACCAGTTGACTATGATCAATACTGTTACTAAGCAacgtacatacagactagccGACTAGCAATGTGCACACAGTGACTAGCCTGACTATATCATACTGACTATAGAGCATATCGCATATAGCACGACCAGACTCAATTTTagagactgcatgtatacatcatCCTGATACCAATGTTGACAGGTCAATCTCACGTTTATAGTATTTAATGTCAAGCCAGTCTCAGTAGCAGCAGCTTGTCGAGCATTCAGAGTGTTCTGTCCACAACTGTGCATCCCTTCTTCAAATTTCCTCACAAGAAATTCTCTCTGGGATATTGTGATCACTGTTCGGGAAGTCATGATTCTACTGATCACTAGCACTACTCTCCACCTTGTACCAACCAGCTGTGTTGTCCAGTCCAGTAGTactagtgcagtgcagtgcaaacCGTCTGCTGTGGTATATCTTGAGTTCATAGGTCAAGTGATCTGACTATAACCAGCCTTGACTACATGCAGTGCCAATGCTGACCATAAGACTACTATTAACCAGTGCTGACCCATGCGAATGGGGTGAATCTGACcagatacgcccacttttttgtttcaacacTGGCCCACACTTTCTTCAatatgaaagtacatgtacatgtatgtacaacaaTTCTATGGTAGCAACATTGATATCTCCCTGAGCACTGGGCATGAGatgccttgatcccaggctgCACTGAAGATGGAGGCCTTGTAGGAGGCTAGGCTATTAAATAGCTGTCTTGGTATCTTTCAAtttaaaaattataattatcagcgtactaggtacacaaatattgaggaatgcataattataagtatgtgttcaatacatgtacatgtatataactggtAAAAATGTTTGCCAAGTTTATAAGTCGttgaacaaaataatgttcgaTGTGTTCATGTCTCAACGACGTAGTTGGGATGAACCACCAGGAATGGATCTTCGTCTGACTCCTCCCCCATCACCAACGGCAACAGAATGTGGTCCTACACACAAAAAACGCAATTCTAATTAAGCACAAAAGTATCGTTTTAATCAGCATGCAATACGCACATACCAATACACTACTAGTGCACAAAATCTCAAACAAACTGCGAAAAGAATCATGTACAAATGCTAcgaggaccatgcatgtacttttttGTTAAACTTTCCACCTAGCTTTACATTAGAGACAAATGGGCCCATGGAGACGAGGCTAACTGCACGTGCACTCATGATTGACTCACATGTTGCACAAGTCTCTCGATGACCTTCTCCACGAGGAGCTTCTTCTCCGTCAGCTCCTCCACATTCTCTATATCATCAGCCACCTCCTTCAGGTACCAGTTCACTAGGTCACCTTCACGAACTCCGCTAGAATCTGGAGGGGGAAAGAGTGTACGTGATGTAGCATCAATACCCCTATCACACCAAAGCATGTATTTCAAACTGTCTCAATCAGTGGGTATAAATCAAAGCCAAGTCGTaatgtatatagttacaaacaaacataatgtagctgaagtgatcaGTGTACATACAGCAATCAACACTACAGCCTTTTAATGGCCACTCATGAAGAAAGGCTAACCCAGATATAAAGGCCACGCCAaataaacagcttgtgtaCTAAACAAACCCTCAGTCAACAAGGGCCCACACttaattgttccccaaaggtgtccgctATAGAGGGGTTTACTACTGACAGCTGCACCTTTGTCTGCCTCCTCGCTCTGACGCATGTGCAGGATGAGCAGGTTGGAGATGATGCGATATTCCTCATATGTAACTCGTATCTTCTTGGTTTTCACCGGCGGTTGGGTGGATGGATCTGATTGGTCTATTGGAGTGTGGCCGTTCACTCCATTCTCGCCATTGACACCATCCTCACCATTGGTCATGCAGTCCTCATCATTGCCTACAgtaatgcacatgtgtgtaaaGATATGAAAATGCTAGAAATTGAGAAAAGTTATGGACGCTCAAGTAAATTTGTTAGCGAAACACCCCATTTATTACTAGCCTTTGGTCTAAAAGTAATTGTTAAGCACATTTAATATCAGCCAGAATTTATTTTCTCaagggaataattattacttgatGTTAAAGGGCACAGTATAATGACACCACCCACCATTGATGATCTGTTCATCCTCGTCAAAGTTGATGTCAGGAGTCTCCACACGAATAATAGACTTATTGAGCAAACGAAAGCCTTCCTTCACATGTTTGGGTTGTACCTGAGGCATGTATAGTCATGTAATGAACCTGATGACCATCATAATATAATATCCAACAAATCATAAGTTGtattctgtacacacacctacaaAATCCactctacacccacacacaccctcactcttcacacctctcacactccacacacctcatcagagcagtggatccTAGCCATGGCCTCCGCGAGTCGTATCAAACTCTCGAGCTGTCTCACGGTGATTCTCCATGACG
The Halichondria panicea chromosome 11, odHalPani1.1, whole genome shotgun sequence DNA segment above includes these coding regions:
- the LOC135343585 gene encoding uncharacterized protein LOC135343585 isoform X3 yields the protein MNSRYTTADGLHCTALVLLDWTTQLVGTRWRVVLVISRIMTSRTVITISQREFLYWINNHKKRHTSSHCDTVPRARTKKLSTRRKLRQASGFNVFSKEFHKQQDLKGKTLSDKSKLMAEAWRKISTADKEKYNAVANDIEGSNEEEDEEELTPEKKRQLIVRVAKRHQGDVGVANLLQSLGCEMATMMFVDKKVLSVGTTDGKKFLQSHPAILSSFSSYFLYDDLSKKQFATPATAASASTTSLNTNSSSFNVTSTNANPINTTSSTTSKAVISTVKKSTTKTTTKATPSGILSNQAISNTGTVSTIFMKGRDGSIVATGTVLPGVHKTIHGRPCQKDCETLSVVDVVQVGAEAWFEDAFGENKLSTGIIVEWPSSMISNVADVSPLHTRTNRKRK
- the LOC135343585 gene encoding uncharacterized protein LOC135343585 isoform X1; translation: MNSRYTTADGLHCTALVLLDWTTQLVGTRWRVVLVISRIMTSRTVITISQREFLVRKFEEGMHSCGQNTLNARQAAATETGLTLNTINYWINNHKKRHTSSHCDTVPRARTKKLSTRRKLRQASGFNVFSKEFHKQQDLKGKTLSDKSKLMAEAWRKISTADKEKYNAVANDIEGSNEEEDEEELTPEKKRQLIVRVAKRHQGDVGVANLLQSLGCEMATMMFVDKKVLSVGTTDGKKFLQSHPAILSSFSSYFLYDDLSKKQFATPATAASASTTSLNTNSSSFNVTSTNANPINTTSSTTSKAVISTVKKSTTKTTTKATPSGILSNQAISNTGTVSTIFMKGRDGSIVATGTVLPGVHKTIHGRPCQKDCETLSVVDVVQVGAEAWFEDAFGENKLSTGIIVEWPSSMISNVADVSPLHTRTNRKRK
- the LOC135343585 gene encoding uncharacterized protein LOC135343585 isoform X2; the encoded protein is MNSRYTTADGLHCTALVLLDWTTQLVGTRWRVVLVISRIMTSRTVITISQREFLVRKFEEGMHSCGQNTLNARQAAATETGLTLNTINYWINNHKKRHTSSHCDTVPRARTKKLSTRRKLRQASGFNVFSKEFHKQQDLKGKTLSDKSKLMAEAWRKISTADKEKYNAVANDIEGSNEEEDEEELTPEKKRQLIVRVAKRHQGDANLLQSLGCEMATMMFVDKKVLSVGTTDGKKFLQSHPAILSSFSSYFLYDDLSKKQFATPATAASASTTSLNTNSSSFNVTSTNANPINTTSSTTSKAVISTVKKSTTKTTTKATPSGILSNQAISNTGTVSTIFMKGRDGSIVATGTVLPGVHKTIHGRPCQKDCETLSVVDVVQVGAEAWFEDAFGENKLSTGIIVEWPSSMISNVADVSPLHTRTNRKRK